The Myxococcus fulvus genomic interval ACGCGTCTGGCGCATGCGCAGCTGGACGTCCTGCGCGCCCAGCTCCATCCGCACTTCCTCTTCAACACGCTCAACGCCATCTCCGTCCTCGTGCGCAAGCAGGACACCGCGGGCTCCATCCGCATGCTCACCGGTGTCAGTGAGCTGTTGCGCATGACCCTCAACTCCACCGGGCGGCAGCGGGTTCCCCTGCACGAGGATTTGGACTTCCTGGAGCGCTACCTGGACATCGAGCAGACCCGCTTCCAGGACCGGCTCCAGGTGGTGCGCGCCATCGACCCCGTCACGCTCGGCGCGCTGGTGCCCAGCCTCATCCTCCAGCCGCTGGTGGAGAACGCCATCAAGCACGGGCTCGCCGTCCGCGCGGGCTCGGGGTGCGTGGAGCTGCACGCTTCTCGCGAGGGGACGCGGCTGGTGCTGGAGGTGCTCGATGACGGTCCCGGATTGGCTCCGGGTTGGGAGCGTCAGGACGGCGGCATCGGGGTCGCCAACGTGCGGGCGCGACTCCAGCAGCTCTACGCGGACCGGCACGTCTTCTCACTGGAGAACCGCACCGAGGGCGGCGTGCGAGCCCGGCTGGAGCTGCCCTTCCAGTCCGCTTCGGCCGAGGCGCTCGGGGCATGAACGCGGCCGCCGCCATCCGCACGCTCGTCGTGGATGACGAGCCCCTGGCCCGCGAGGGGCTGCGTCTGCTCCTGGCCTCGGACCCCGAGGTCACCGTGGTGGGGGAGGCGGGCAACGGACCGGACGCGGTGCGCCTCATCCGCGAGCAGCGCCCGGACCTCGTGCTGCTCGACGTGCAGATGCCGGAGCTCAATGGGTTCGAGGTGCTCGCCCGGCTCGCCCCTGGCGAGGTGCCCGCGGTCATCTTCGTCACCGCGTATGACCGCTACGCGCTGCGCGCCTTCGACATCCACGCGCTCGACTATCTGCTGAAGCCGTTCCGCGACGAGCGCTTCCACGACGCCGTCGGTCGCGCCAAGGCGCACCTGCGCATGGCGCGCATGTCCGACTTGAGCCACCGGTTGCTGTCGGTGCTCTCCACGTATGGGGAGCGTGACGTCACGCCGCAGGTCGCCCCTCCTGTCCCCTCGGAGCCGTGGGTGCGCAGGTTGGCCATCCGCGACACGGGCCGCGTGGTGTTCCTGGACGTAGACGAAATCGAGTACCTGGAGGCCGCGGACTACTACGTGCAGATTCACGCGGGCGGGAAGTCGCACCTCCACCGCGAGACGCTGCAGAGCCTGGAGGCGCGGCTGGACCCGGAGCGCTTCATGCGCATCCACCGCTCCATCATCGTCAACTCGCGACGCATCCGCGAGCTGCGCAGCGAGGGGCGACGGGACCTCGTGGTGGTGCTCGCGGGTGGGGCCGAGCTGCGCGTGGCTCGGAGCCACCGCGAGAAGCTCCAGCACCTGCGTTGAGAAGGGGAACAGTGCGCGAGTCGCAGGGGCACTCCGCTCAGGGGCTGTTGCGTCCTGGCTCCGAGGCGCGGTTCTGGAGCCCGCCCTGTGTACGCCGCGGGGCCGAGTCACTTGGGTGGCGTCTCGCCGCGAGGGCACGGTGCTCGCCAGCGCGCGGGCCGTTCGCCGCGCGGCGGAGCCAGCCCGCCGCGCGCCTGGACCCACCGGCTGAACACTCCACCCGCGTGACGTCCGCGAGGGCACGGTGCCTGCCGTTCCCCCGCACCACGAGGACACTTCATGCCCGCCCCTGCCGCACCTCTCGCCCGTCGTACGACCGCACGACTCGTCGCCCTGGCCCTGGGCGCCTGTCTCACCACCACACCCGCGTGGGCCGCACCGGATGCGTCGTATCCGCTCCCGCCCATCTCTTCACGGCATGCGTCGAGCATCGAGAAGGGCCGCGCCTTCGCGCGCGAGCTGCTCGCGAGCAAGCACCTGCCAGGACTCTCCGTCGCCGTGGCGCAGCATGGCCAGGTCCTCTGGTCCGAGGGCTTCGGCCATGCGGACCTGGAGCAGCACGTCCCCGTGACACCGCTCACGCGCTTCCGCGTGGGGAGCATCTCCAAGGTCTTCGCCGCCGCCGCCGTCGCGCGGCTGGTGGAGGAGGGCCGCCTGGACCTCGACGCCCCCATCCAGAAGTACCTGCCCACCTTCCCCAAGAAGCAGTGGCCCGTGACGACCCGCCAGCTCACCGGACACGTGGCGGGCGTGCGCCACTACGTGGACAAGGACGAGGTCATCTTCCAGCAGGCGAGGCACTTCGACAGCGTCGCTCGCGGCCTGGAGCTCTTCCAGGCGGACCCGCTCCTGTTCGAGCCGGGCACGCGCTACGCCTACTCCAGCTACGGCTGGAACCTGGTGAGCGCCGTCATCGAGGGCGCCTCCGGCGAGGAGTTCCTGCGCCACCTGCACCGCTCCGTCCTCGAGCCGCTGGGCCTGCGCCACACGGGCGCGGACCACCCCCATCAGCTGATTCCAGGCCGCACGCGCTTCTATGCGCCGGGCCCCTCCGGGACACACCTGCACGCGGCCCACGTGGACAACAGCTACAAGTGGGCCGGAGGCGGCCTGCTCTCCACCGCCGAGGACCTGGTGCGGTTCGGCTCCGCGCACCTCCAGCCCGGCTTCCTGCGCAAGCAGACCCTGGCGCTCCTCTTCACGTCGCAGAAGCTCCAGTCCGGCAAGGAGACGGGCGTGGGCATCGGCTGGCGAATCGGCGTCACCGCCCAGGGCCGGCGCTTCTTCCACCACCGGGGCGCCATCGAAGGCGGCCGCGGCCTGCTGCTCCTCTTCCCGGACTCGCAGCTCGTCGTCGCCCTGCTGACCAACATGTACGCGGACGTCGTCGAGGAGCACGCCTCCCAGCTCGCCGAACTGTTCCTCGCCGAGCCCGCACGTGCCTCGCCGTGAGCCACGACACCCGCTCCCCTTGACGTTCTAGGGGAGCGGCGTTATCTACCCCTAGACATTCTAGGGGACACGATGCAGACCGAGCTGCTGCAGGGCACGTTGGACATGCTCATCCTCAAGGCGCTGACCGGCGGGGCGATGCACGGCTACGCGGTGGCGAGCTGGCTGCAGCGCACGACGGATGACGCGCTGCGGGTGGAGGAGGGCTCGCTGTACCCGGCGCTGCACCGGATGACGAAGCGGGGCTGGGTGAAGGCGGACTGGGGTGTGTCCGAGAACAACCGCCGCGCGAAGTTCTACACGCTGACGG includes:
- a CDS encoding sensor histidine kinase; amino-acid sequence: MESTSRVASPLLSSPAATLGVSARAEPLPLAHRLPLLMLVYAVPGVIAALHTWVYAQAKDPSYSFTRALLVQLPPWQYWAFATPVVLGLGRRFRLERGVWPRALAVHVAALAVLMVPYVTLIYFVSRAAGEKWLAETSLGQMLPLMMAKHVITSLLIYGTLVAIGYAVEYHRRYREGELAQSQLETRLAHAQLDVLRAQLHPHFLFNTLNAISVLVRKQDTAGSIRMLTGVSELLRMTLNSTGRQRVPLHEDLDFLERYLDIEQTRFQDRLQVVRAIDPVTLGALVPSLILQPLVENAIKHGLAVRAGSGCVELHASREGTRLVLEVLDDGPGLAPGWERQDGGIGVANVRARLQQLYADRHVFSLENRTEGGVRARLELPFQSASAEALGA
- a CDS encoding LytR/AlgR family response regulator transcription factor codes for the protein MNAAAAIRTLVVDDEPLAREGLRLLLASDPEVTVVGEAGNGPDAVRLIREQRPDLVLLDVQMPELNGFEVLARLAPGEVPAVIFVTAYDRYALRAFDIHALDYLLKPFRDERFHDAVGRAKAHLRMARMSDLSHRLLSVLSTYGERDVTPQVAPPVPSEPWVRRLAIRDTGRVVFLDVDEIEYLEAADYYVQIHAGGKSHLHRETLQSLEARLDPERFMRIHRSIIVNSRRIRELRSEGRRDLVVVLAGGAELRVARSHREKLQHLR
- a CDS encoding serine hydrolase domain-containing protein is translated as MPAPAAPLARRTTARLVALALGACLTTTPAWAAPDASYPLPPISSRHASSIEKGRAFARELLASKHLPGLSVAVAQHGQVLWSEGFGHADLEQHVPVTPLTRFRVGSISKVFAAAAVARLVEEGRLDLDAPIQKYLPTFPKKQWPVTTRQLTGHVAGVRHYVDKDEVIFQQARHFDSVARGLELFQADPLLFEPGTRYAYSSYGWNLVSAVIEGASGEEFLRHLHRSVLEPLGLRHTGADHPHQLIPGRTRFYAPGPSGTHLHAAHVDNSYKWAGGGLLSTAEDLVRFGSAHLQPGFLRKQTLALLFTSQKLQSGKETGVGIGWRIGVTAQGRRFFHHRGAIEGGRGLLLLFPDSQLVVALLTNMYADVVEEHASQLAELFLAEPARASP
- a CDS encoding PadR family transcriptional regulator, which translates into the protein MQTELLQGTLDMLILKALTGGAMHGYAVASWLQRTTDDALRVEEGSLYPALHRMTKRGWVKADWGVSENNRRAKFYTLTAEGRRQLAQEASSWERMTEAVSKVLQARPVMQGA